The sequence AATCGGGATACCCGCCGCCGCCGCGTCCGATTACGATGCCGAAGGCCGTGCCAAGCTCCCACCCATCTACGCCGACTGGTATGCCAGCCCGCAGAATCTGCGCCGCCATGAGCTAGTGATGGATGAAGCGGCGGAAAACACGATCCCGCTTCAGATCCACAGCCCGCGCAACGATACCACGATCCTGCTCGATCCCGAGATCCCCGGGAATAATTCATATCTGCGCTTGGAGACAAATCTCCCCGCGCTGGTGCGGTGGTCTTGCGAGACGCTCGTGATTGAGGGTGATGTCGCGCTGCTGGTGCCCGGAACCCATACCCTCATAGCCACGGACACCCGCGATGGCACGGAGCACATGGTGACGGTGACGGTGCGGAAGCTCTAGTTGCGAAAGCCCGGAAGCTCGCCACCTTCCTGCATGATCCACACGCTCACCCAAGAACAGTTCCTCCCCATCACGCTCGACGAGGCATGGGCATTTTTCTCAAGCCCGGCCAACCTCGACGAGATCACGCCCTCCGATCTCGGCTTCAGGATCGTCTATCAGCCCGGCGACAAGATGTATGAGGGGCAGGTCATCGAATACCGGGTGATGATCGTTCCCGGTGTCTGGGTGCCGTGGGTCACGGAAATCAAATGTGTGCGTGAGCGCGTATCCTTTGTCGACGAACAGCGCTTCGGTCCCTACAAGTTCTGGCACCACCTGCACACCTTCGAGGAAAAGGACGGAGGGGTGCTGATGAGGGATCTCGTCCACTACGCGCTGCCGCTCTGGCCTCTCGGGGAGATTGGGCACGACATTTTCGTAAGGCCGAAGCTCGAGCGCATCTTTGGGTTCCGCAAGGAAATCCTCTCAAAGCGGTTTTCCAAGTAGAGGCAAACCGATGCAAAAAGCCGCGGATCGGTCAAAGATCTACGGCAGCAGGAAAGTGGTACGAGGACTGGGACTCGAACCCAGGACCAATTGGTTAAAAGCCAACTGCTCTACCAACTGAGCTATCCTCGCAATTGGTGATTGCCGCTTTTCGGCGGCGGGGCGGCAAACTAGGGGAGGAGGATGGAAGTTGGCAAGCTCATTTTGGGAAAAACCTCGCCTCGTGCCATTCGGCGAAAGCGGCGAGGTCGGTGCGTGGGCGGTCGATGTGGAAGAAGGGCATCGCGGCGGCCTCCGCTGCGCCGCCGTCGGCCGTCAGGGAATCGCCGACCAAGCAGCAGTCTGCGGGGTTGGCCGCAGTGGTCTCCATGAGTCTACTCAGGATGGTGGGAGAGGGCTTGCGTGCGCCGACATCGGCTGAAGTGATCACATGGTCGAACTGGGCGGCGATGCCAAGCTCGCCGAGTATCCCGTGGAGGCGGGAATCGAAGTTGGAGACGATGGCGAGGCCTATGCCCTTCGCCTTGAGCGAGGATAGGACGGAATGTGTCTCGGGGAAAAGTTTCCATGCGGACCCGGATGCGAAGTGGGCGAAGAGCTCGCCGAAGGCATCGTCCATGGTGGCGGGGTCGGGGCGGATGCCGCTTGAGATCGCGGCATTGCCTACGAGGTCGCGCCACCATTGTTTTTCAGCCGCATCCCAATTCCCGGAGTCCCCGTACATGGGATCCGGGGTGATCTCGTAAGCCCTGTGGAAGGCGGTTTTCCAGGTGCTCTCGGGGAGGCCGAAGCCGAGCGTGGAGAAGCAATCGGCATAGACGTTCTCTACCGGTTCGGCGGTTTCGAAGAGTGTCCCGGCCGCATCGAATGCGATCCATTTCCTGTCATTTGTTTTCATATCAGTAGATGACTGTTTCGAGATACAGCCCGTCCGGCGGGGCGCACAGCGGGGATTTGCCGAGGGGCAGGTTTTGCGGCTGGTCGAGGTAGGCTGCAAGGTCATCGAGACGAAGCCGGCCTTGGGCTGCCTTGATCGCGGCGCCGGTGAGCATGCGAACCATCTTGTAGAGGAATCCATCGCCGTGGAAGGACATGCGGTAGCCGTCGGGGAGGGTGGTGAGTAAGGCGGAGTGGACGGTGCGGATGTAGTCGGTGTCCTCCAACTCGTTTCCCCGGTAGGCGGCGAAGGCGTGGAAATCGTGTTTCCCGGCGAACAGCGATAGCGCCTGTTGCAGGACGTCGGCATCGAGCAGGCGCGGCAGGTGCCATGCAAGGCCGGCCTTGAGCGGGGGGAGGACGGGATCGGTGCAGATGTCGTAGAAATATTTCTTCCCGACCGCGGAGAAACGGGCGTGGAAATCCGGCGGGACTTCCTCGCATTCCATCACACGGATGGTGGCGGGTAGCTTGGTGTTGAGGGCGGGCACCCAGTTGTAGGGGTTCATCGAGGTGCCGTCGGGCGCATCGAAGTGGGCCACCTGGCCAAGCGCGTGGACGCCGGTATCGGTGCGGCCGGAGCCCTGGAGGCGGAGGGGTTCCTTCGCGACGGATTCGAGGGCTTCGTGGAGGAGGTCCTGGATGGTGTTGCCGCCGGATTGGGATTGCCAGCCGAGGAAGGGGCGGCCGTCGTACGCGATGGTGAGCTTGAGCCTCATGAGATTCCCCCGATCCAGCGGTTCAGGATCTCGACGGCGGCAACCTGATCGATGATGTGTTTCTGTTTATGGGCTTTGCGGCCGGCCTCGCGGAGTTTCTCGGTGGCATCGGAGGTGGTGTAGGTCTCGTCCACGAAGAGCATGGGGATGCCCGGTAAGGTGTCGGCGAGTTTTTTTGCGAAAATCCGCACCTTTTTCGCGGAGTCCCCCTCGCTGCCATCTAGCCTAAGCGGCAGGCCGATGACGAGGGTCTGGATTTTCCGCATCGCGGCGATCGCGGCGATCCTGCCAAGGGGATCCTTTCCATCCGTGGCGATGGTTTCCACCGGATGTGCCATGATGCCGAAGTCATCCGTCGCCGCAATGCCGATGCGCGAGTCACCGTAGTCCACGCCAAGTGCGGGGTGTGGGGATGGCGGCGGAGATATGGGGCAGGGGTTGGTTTTCAAAATGCTCCGGGAGCATCATCCGGACAGGTGCCGGAGATCAAGACAAGTGATAGCGCAGGGGCGGAATGTCCGTAGGAAGCGGGAATGACATCCTGCGGGCTCATCGGATCATTTGTGCTGTCGATTTCGATGGCGGCTTCCCTTGCCGCAGGCACGGGTGGTAAAATCGTAGATGCCGCGCGGAAACAGATCGGGGTGACGGTGAGCTACGATCCGGCCTACGTCGGCCTGGAGTATCCCGGCGGCGATGTGCCGAGGGAAAAGGGTGTCTGCACCGATGTCCTGATCCGCGCCCTCCGCGACGGACTCGCGCAGGATCTGCAGAAGCTCGTGCATGAGGACATGAAGGCGAACTTCGCCAAGTATCCGAAAAACTGGGGTTTGAAGGGGCCGGACAAGAACATTGATCACCGCCGGGTTCCGAACCTGATGGCGTTTTTCGGAAGAAAACACACGGAGTTCGCGGTTCCGAAAGCCGGGGATAAGGCGAAATTCATGCCCGGCGATATTGTCACTTGCACAGTTCCCCCCCACCTGCCGCACGTCATGATTGTCAGCGACCGCAGGAATGCGGACGGGCTGCCACTGGTGATCCACAACATCGGCGGCGGGACGCGTGAGGAGGACAGGCTCGGCGATTTCAAGCTAACCGGGCACTTCCGCTGGAAGGAGTGAGGCGAATGATAAAAGAAAACCTGGTTTCCTAACCTCCCTTCCGACTCAATCGAATTATGCGAGGTGCTCGCCGACATAAGGCCTTGGATCGGCTGGGCGCGCGCTCGGCCTGTCAGTTCGGATTTGGAGCAGGAATTGCCCTTGGTCGGCGAAAAAGTGAATCATGAAGCCGGTGCCCTGCTGGATCACATCCGCAAACATCCCAACACTGCGGAACGCAGCCTCAAGGGCTTTGAGTCCCGGCTCGCGGCTGCCGCGACAGGACAAATAGGCCGGTTCTCACGAATTCAGGGTTGAATCTCCGATCTGGCAATGGTTTCTCCCGAATCGGAGCTTGTATTTTCCTCGAAACGTGTGCAACCGTCCTCCTCCCCGCGAAGATTCGCGGTTTTTCTTTTATGGACATACCTCCCTTTTCCGAGCTCGGGCTTCCCGATGACCTGCTCGCCGCCATCGAAACCCTCGGCTACGAGCGCCCCTCTCCGATCCAATGGAAAGCAATTCCTCCCGCCCTCGAAGGCAAGGATATCCTCGGTCTTTCCGCAACCGGATCCGGCAAGACGGCCGCCTTTGCCCTGCCGGCTCTGGCCAACGTAAATGTCACCGAGCGCTTCCCGCAGGTGCTGATCCTATGCCCGACCCGTGAACTTGCCGTGCAGGTCTGCGAGGAAGTGCATCGCCTCGGTGCCAAGAAAAAAGGCCTCCAGGCGACACCGGTTTACGGTGGTGCGCCGATGGACCGACAGCTCCGCGCATTGCGCGACGGCGCACAGATCGTGGTCGGCACGCCCGGCCGTTTGCTGGATCACCTTCGCCGCGGTTCCTTCGATGCCAGCCGCATCCGCATGGCAATCCTCGACGAGGCCGACCGCATGCTCGACATGGGCTTCAAGGAAGAGATGGACGAGATCCTCGCCGCCCTCCCGAAGGAACGCCAGATCCTGTTCTTTTCCGCCACGATGAATGCCGGGGTTTCGCGTTTCATCAAGAAATTCGGCAACAACCCCGAGGTCATCGAGATCGAGCAGAAGGCGATGACCGTCTCCACCGTCGATCAATCCTACTTCGAGGTGCGCCAGCGTTCCAAGGTGGAGGTTCTTTCCCGAATCCTCGACATGAACCCGCCGCGCCTCGGGATCATTTTCTGCAACACCAAGCGCTCCGTCGATGAGTGCACGGAAGACCTCGTGAACCGTGGCTACGCCGCCGACCGCCTCCACGGCGACATCACCCAGCAGATGCGCGAACGTGTCCTGAAACGCTTCCGCGACGGTGCCGTCGAACTTCTCGTCGCCACCGATGTCGCCGCACGCGGACTCGACATCGATGAGATCGATATCGTCTTCAACTACGACCTCCCAACCGATCCCGAGGACTACGTCCACCGCATCGGCCGGACGGGTCGCGCAGGACGCTCCGGGCGTGCGGTTTCCTTCGTCTTCGGGAGGGAAATCTACCGCCTGCAGTCCATCGAGCGCTACACCCGCCAGGTCATCAAGCGCGACAAGATCCCCTCCGTTGAGCAGGTGGAGGGACGCCGCGCGGACATCATTTTCGAAAGCCTCAAGGAGCGCCTTGAGACCGGAGGCTTCGATTCCTACCAGGAAAACATCGACCGCCTGCTCGAGCAGGGCCACACGCCGACGGACATCGCCGGTGCGCTGATCACCATGCTACGCGAATCGAGCGGCAGGGAAGGGGAGGCGATCCAGGAAGACCGCGAGCCGCAATTCCAACAAAAGGAAAACCGCAAGGAAAGGGGCGAAGCCCGCCCACACCCCGAGAAGCGCGAGTTCGCACCCCGCGAGAAAAACTACGAGCGCGGCGGGATGCGGGATGCCGGTGCCATCGAGGGCGGGATGACACGCCTGTTCATTTCCCTCGGAAAGGGCGCAGGCATCATGCCCAAGGACATCGTGGGAATGATGTACCGCGAGGCCGGCTTGCCCGATGGGTCGCTGGGTCGCATCACCCTCTTTCCGAAGCATTGTCTCGTCGATGTCCCAGAAGGCCTCGCCGACCAGGCGATCCAGAAGACCCGCAACGCCAAGCTGCGCGGCAAGACCTTCCGCATCGACCACGACCGCGGGCCGAACCAGTGATCCCCGCGATAGGCGTTCCTTTTTGACAAGTCGGGGGTGAACACCTACGAACTGCGCCGCGACGGCGATGTGCCCGAACTCACAGAACGATTTACACAACCATGAACGAGCCGATTTTCACCGGAACCATCCCCGCCCTGATGACACCCTGCAACGAAGCGGGGGAAATCAATTATGACGCCCTCGTCGAGACCGCCAAATTCCTGATGGGAAAAGGCATGCGCGGTGTCGTGTATTGCGGCTCCATGGGTGACTGGCCGCTGCTCACAGATGCCCAGCGCCAGGAAGGCGTGCGCCGCCTTGTCGAGGCCGGAATCCCGACGGTGGTTGGAACCGGTGCGCAGAACTCGAAGATCGCCGCCGAACACGCGGCACATGCGAAAGAGGTCGGCGCCGACGGCCTGATGGTCATTCCCCGCGTTCTCTCGCGTGGCAGCTCACCCGCTGCCCAGAAGGAGCATTTCCGCGGGATCCTCAAGGCTGGCGGAGACCTTCCGGCGGTCATTTACAACAGCCCCTACTATGGTTTCGAAACCAAGGCCGACCTCTTTTTCGCGCTGCGTGCGGAGTTCCCTAGCCTGATCGGGTTCAAGGAATTCGGCGGTGCGAAATCGCTGAGCTACGCGGCGGAGTTCATCACCAGCGGCGACGACGAGCTCACGCTGATGGCGGGTGTGGACACCCAGGTTTTCCACGGTTTCGTCAACTGCGGTGCGACGGGCGCGATCACCGGCGTGGGCAACGCGCTCCCCGCCGAGATCCTGCGTTTTGTGGAGCTTTGCAAGTCCGCCGCGAAGGGCGATAACCAGGCTCGCAGATACGCCCTGGAGCTTTCCGAGGCGCTCACCGTCCTCTCCACCTTCGATGAGGGTCCCGATCTGGTGCTGCATTACAAGGAACTCATGGTGCTCGAAGGCCACGATGCCTACCGCCATCAGATCTACGGATCAGACAAGCTCAGCGCCAGCCAGAAGCAGTTCCTGCACACCCAGTGGAAGCTGTTCCGCGAATGGTGGTCAAACTGGGACGGCCGCGCCTGAATGAAACGTCTTCGCGTCATCGACTCCCACACCGTCGGCGAGCCGACGCGCGTGTTGATTTCCGGCGGGCCCATCATGCCGGAAAGGGGCGCAGCCTTCGCCCGCAAGTTCCTACGCGATGAGGCCGACTGGATGCGCCGCTGCCTCATTGATGAACCGCGCGGATTCGATGCCGTGGTGGGGGCTTTCCTCTGCGAGCCGGCCGATGGATCCTGCGTTTCCGGCGTGGTTTTTTTCAACAACGGCGGCTACCTTCCGAGCTGCATCCACGGTACTATCGGCGTGATCCGCACCCTCCAGCACATGGGGCGCATCGATGTGGGCTCGCACCGTTTGGAGACCCCTGTCGGCATCGTGACGGCGGTTCTTTCCAAGGATGGAAACGTGACGGTGGAAAATGTCCCGAGCTACCGGACGCGGAAGGATGTCCTGTTAGATGTGCCGGGATACGGAGAAATCACCGGCGACATCGCCTGGGGAGGGAACTGGTTCTTCCTCATCGAGGGACAGGGGCCGCCGGTCAGTCAGTCCGGCATCGCGGAGCTCATGGCCTTCACCACGGCAGTAAGGCGGGCGCTTGATTCCTCCGGGATCCGCAGCGAAGAGGGGGATCTCATCGACCATGTGGAGGTTTTTGCGGAGCCACAGGAAGGTGTGATTGCAGACAGCCAGAATTTCGTCCTCTGCCCGGGCGGGGCGTATGACAGGTCGCCGTGCGGGACGGGGACAAGCGGGAAGCTCGCCTGCCTCGCGGCGGATGGCGATCTTGCCGAGGGGCGGGTTTTCCGGCAGGCGGGCATCGTCGGAACGGTTTTCGAAGCGAGCTACCGCCGCATCGATGCGGAGAGGATCACGCCCATCGTCACCGGCAAGGCATGGATCACGGCGGAGAGTGAGATCATCATGGAACCGGACGATCCATTCCGGCACGGCATCGGGACGGAAACCATTTTCGGGAGAATCTGATGGGCGCGGAGAATGTGGTGGTTGTCGGCGGCGGTGTGATCGGCTTGGCGAGCGCTTATTACCTCGCAAAGTCCGGGCGCAAGGTGACGGTGCTTGAGCGCGATCCATCGCTGCTTTCCGGCTGCTCGGCGGGCAACGCGGGAATGGTCGTCCCAAGCCATTTCATTCCTCTCGCTGCACCGGGCGTCATCGGCCAGGGGCTACGCTGGATGCTCGATCCCAAGAGCCCGTTTTTCCTGCGCCCGCGCATCGACCTCGACCTCGCACGCTGGGTATGGACTTTTTTCCGCCACGCGAACGCCCGGCATGTCGCTGAAAGCGAAGAACTTTTGCGCGATCTCAGCCTGGAGAGCCGTCGCCTGCACCAGGAGCTTTCCAAGGCGGAGGGATTCGATCTGACGGAACGCGGGCTGCTCATGCTATGCCAGGGCGAGAAAGGTCTGGAGGACGAGAGTGAGGTTATCGCGGCGGCGCATCGGCTCGGGCTTGAGGCGGAGATTTTCGGAAAGGAAAAACTTCGGGAGTTCGAGCCGGAGACGGAGGTGAATGCGATCGGCGGCGTCTGGTGGAAACAGGATTGCCATCTCTCTCCCGTGGATTTCGCGAATGCACTGATACGCGGAATTTTACGCGACGGCGGGACTTTTGTAGAGGGCGAAGCGGTGGATTTCATCCGCGAAGGAAAGGATGTGACAGGTGTGAAAACGGCAGCGGGTGAAGAGATCACAGGCGGCCGCATTGTCCTGGCCGGTGGGATCGCCACCATCAAACTCGCCCGCAGGCTCGGGCTGCGGATGCCGATGCAGGGCGGGAAGGGTTACAGTTTCACCCTGCCGAAACCTCGCAAATCCCTGCGCCTTTGCAGCCTGCTCAAGGAAGGCCGCGTGGCGGTGACACCGATGGGAGAAAAGCTGCTCGTCGCCGGGACGATGGAAATCTGCGGCTCGGACACTTCGATCAGCCGCCTTCGTCTGGAAGGGATCATTGACCATTTCTGCCGATTCTATCCGGATTTCCGCAAAGAGGATTTCGATGGCATCGAGCCATGGGTCGGTCTCCGCCCCTGCTCGCCCGATGGGCTCCCATACCTCGGATACATCCCCGGCCAACCGCGGGTCATCGCCGCAACCGGCCACGCCATGATGGGCCTCAGCCTCGCCCCTTCGACGGGTTGGCTGGTTGAAAAACTTGTCTCCGGCGAGCCTGGCCCCATCCCGCTCACGCAGCTCGATCCGGCGAGGTTCGGGTGAACATAAGCGTTTCCCGTCGGTGATTCCCGGCTAGCTTCCAGGAAGGATGAGCGACGAAACCAGCAAGAATCCCGGCAGGTATGTCTGCTTCACCACCCTCTACAACGCCCGCGCCTACTACCCGGTGCTCGCCATCCTGTTCCTCGATCTCGGCCTCACGCTCGACCAGTATGTGATGCTCAACCTCGTCTGGGCGGCGACGATTTTCCTCTTCGAGGTTCCTTCCGGGGCACTGGCCGACACCCTCGGGAGGAAGACGCTTCTTGTCACCGCCTCCGTCCTGATGATCGTGGAAATGTCATGCCTGCTTTTCGCGCCGAAGGACGGCGGGTGGATCCTCTTTTCCCTCTGTGTGGCGAACCGCCTGCTCTCCGGCCTTTCCGAAGCTGCCGCCAGCGGAGCGGATGAGGCTCTGGCCTACGATTCCTTGCCGGAGGAAAACCGCGAACAGGCATGGGATGATGTCCTTGCAAAAGCCATGCGCTACCGCGCCGCCGGTTTCGTGATCGCGATGATCGCCGGAGGCTTTCTCTACGATCCCTCCATCGCCAACCGCATCCTTCCGGATGGGATGGAGATCTCGGCAAGCTTCGCCCACCGCCTTCCGGTAGCGCTGGTGCTGCTCCAGGCGATCGCCTGCCTTGTCATCACCCTGCGCATGGTGGAGTCCACCAAAACCCACTTGGAAGGCACGTGGGAAGCCTGCCGGAAAGCCATAGCCCTCACCCTGGAGACGGCGAAATGGGTCTTCACACACCGGGCAACCTGCGTGGTG comes from Akkermansiaceae bacterium and encodes:
- a CDS encoding SRPBCC family protein, translated to MIHTLTQEQFLPITLDEAWAFFSSPANLDEITPSDLGFRIVYQPGDKMYEGQVIEYRVMIVPGVWVPWVTEIKCVRERVSFVDEQRFGPYKFWHHLHTFEEKDGGVLMRDLVHYALPLWPLGEIGHDIFVRPKLERIFGFRKEILSKRFSK
- a CDS encoding HAD-IA family hydrolase, translated to MKTNDRKWIAFDAAGTLFETAEPVENVYADCFSTLGFGLPESTWKTAFHRAYEITPDPMYGDSGNWDAAEKQWWRDLVGNAAISSGIRPDPATMDDAFGELFAHFASGSAWKLFPETHSVLSSLKAKGIGLAIVSNFDSRLHGILGELGIAAQFDHVITSADVGARKPSPTILSRLMETTAANPADCCLVGDSLTADGGAAEAAAMPFFHIDRPRTDLAAFAEWHEARFFPK
- the truA gene encoding tRNA pseudouridine(38-40) synthase TruA — encoded protein: MRLKLTIAYDGRPFLGWQSQSGGNTIQDLLHEALESVAKEPLRLQGSGRTDTGVHALGQVAHFDAPDGTSMNPYNWVPALNTKLPATIRVMECEEVPPDFHARFSAVGKKYFYDICTDPVLPPLKAGLAWHLPRLLDADVLQQALSLFAGKHDFHAFAAYRGNELEDTDYIRTVHSALLTTLPDGYRMSFHGDGFLYKMVRMLTGAAIKAAQGRLRLDDLAAYLDQPQNLPLGKSPLCAPPDGLYLETVIY
- the ruvX gene encoding Holliday junction resolvase RuvX; its protein translation is MSPPPSPHPALGVDYGDSRIGIAATDDFGIMAHPVETIATDGKDPLGRIAAIAAMRKIQTLVIGLPLRLDGSEGDSAKKVRIFAKKLADTLPGIPMLFVDETYTTSDATEKLREAGRKAHKQKHIIDQVAAVEILNRWIGGIS
- a CDS encoding DUF1287 domain-containing protein; this translates as MTSCGLIGSFVLSISMAASLAAGTGGKIVDAARKQIGVTVSYDPAYVGLEYPGGDVPREKGVCTDVLIRALRDGLAQDLQKLVHEDMKANFAKYPKNWGLKGPDKNIDHRRVPNLMAFFGRKHTEFAVPKAGDKAKFMPGDIVTCTVPPHLPHVMIVSDRRNADGLPLVIHNIGGGTREEDRLGDFKLTGHFRWKE
- a CDS encoding DEAD/DEAH box helicase, with translation MDIPPFSELGLPDDLLAAIETLGYERPSPIQWKAIPPALEGKDILGLSATGSGKTAAFALPALANVNVTERFPQVLILCPTRELAVQVCEEVHRLGAKKKGLQATPVYGGAPMDRQLRALRDGAQIVVGTPGRLLDHLRRGSFDASRIRMAILDEADRMLDMGFKEEMDEILAALPKERQILFFSATMNAGVSRFIKKFGNNPEVIEIEQKAMTVSTVDQSYFEVRQRSKVEVLSRILDMNPPRLGIIFCNTKRSVDECTEDLVNRGYAADRLHGDITQQMRERVLKRFRDGAVELLVATDVAARGLDIDEIDIVFNYDLPTDPEDYVHRIGRTGRAGRSGRAVSFVFGREIYRLQSIERYTRQVIKRDKIPSVEQVEGRRADIIFESLKERLETGGFDSYQENIDRLLEQGHTPTDIAGALITMLRESSGREGEAIQEDREPQFQQKENRKERGEARPHPEKREFAPREKNYERGGMRDAGAIEGGMTRLFISLGKGAGIMPKDIVGMMYREAGLPDGSLGRITLFPKHCLVDVPEGLADQAIQKTRNAKLRGKTFRIDHDRGPNQ
- a CDS encoding dihydrodipicolinate synthase family protein; translation: MNEPIFTGTIPALMTPCNEAGEINYDALVETAKFLMGKGMRGVVYCGSMGDWPLLTDAQRQEGVRRLVEAGIPTVVGTGAQNSKIAAEHAAHAKEVGADGLMVIPRVLSRGSSPAAQKEHFRGILKAGGDLPAVIYNSPYYGFETKADLFFALRAEFPSLIGFKEFGGAKSLSYAAEFITSGDDELTLMAGVDTQVFHGFVNCGATGAITGVGNALPAEILRFVELCKSAAKGDNQARRYALELSEALTVLSTFDEGPDLVLHYKELMVLEGHDAYRHQIYGSDKLSASQKQFLHTQWKLFREWWSNWDGRA
- a CDS encoding proline racemase family protein, which codes for MKRLRVIDSHTVGEPTRVLISGGPIMPERGAAFARKFLRDEADWMRRCLIDEPRGFDAVVGAFLCEPADGSCVSGVVFFNNGGYLPSCIHGTIGVIRTLQHMGRIDVGSHRLETPVGIVTAVLSKDGNVTVENVPSYRTRKDVLLDVPGYGEITGDIAWGGNWFFLIEGQGPPVSQSGIAELMAFTTAVRRALDSSGIRSEEGDLIDHVEVFAEPQEGVIADSQNFVLCPGGAYDRSPCGTGTSGKLACLAADGDLAEGRVFRQAGIVGTVFEASYRRIDAERITPIVTGKAWITAESEIIMEPDDPFRHGIGTETIFGRI
- a CDS encoding FAD-dependent oxidoreductase, which gives rise to MGAENVVVVGGGVIGLASAYYLAKSGRKVTVLERDPSLLSGCSAGNAGMVVPSHFIPLAAPGVIGQGLRWMLDPKSPFFLRPRIDLDLARWVWTFFRHANARHVAESEELLRDLSLESRRLHQELSKAEGFDLTERGLLMLCQGEKGLEDESEVIAAAHRLGLEAEIFGKEKLREFEPETEVNAIGGVWWKQDCHLSPVDFANALIRGILRDGGTFVEGEAVDFIREGKDVTGVKTAAGEEITGGRIVLAGGIATIKLARRLGLRMPMQGGKGYSFTLPKPRKSLRLCSLLKEGRVAVTPMGEKLLVAGTMEICGSDTSISRLRLEGIIDHFCRFYPDFRKEDFDGIEPWVGLRPCSPDGLPYLGYIPGQPRVIAATGHAMMGLSLAPSTGWLVEKLVSGEPGPIPLTQLDPARFG
- a CDS encoding MFS transporter, with the protein product MSDETSKNPGRYVCFTTLYNARAYYPVLAILFLDLGLTLDQYVMLNLVWAATIFLFEVPSGALADTLGRKTLLVTASVLMIVEMSCLLFAPKDGGWILFSLCVANRLLSGLSEAAASGADEALAYDSLPEENREQAWDDVLAKAMRYRAAGFVIAMIAGGFLYDPSIANRILPDGMEISASFAHRLPVALVLLQAIACLVITLRMVESTKTHLEGTWEACRKAIALTLETAKWVFTHRATCVVVMIGLSIDAVVRNFATITSSYYRLIGLPEWTFGFLGALVGLAGFVVPSIAAELNKRFGTLANLGFAAALALIGLSGIVSGNSLWCLIPAMLLMMTMGFLGFTISRSLNRESDSSRRATVLSVKGLAFNLAYGGFSLGFSRLLASNDGPGDDALRHALLWQVPFFALLTACLLMWGKWQMGKARAS